catatgatttctctcatctatggaacataagaactaggaagatcggtaggggaagaaagggataaagaaaggggggtaatcagaagggggagtgaagcatgggagactatggactctgagaaacaaactgagggcttcagaggggaggggggtgggggaatgggatggactggtgatgggtggtgagggggggcacgtattgcatggtgcactgggtgttgtatgcaactaatgaatcatcgaaccttgcatcagaaaccagggatgtactgtatggtgactaacataatgtaataaaaaaaattaaaaaaaaatacttgccttGTCTAAAGAAAACACGAGATAAAGGAAACATTTGATAAAGAATAGTCCAGAAGGATGGTGAAGATATTGAGTGgtctgaatttgtgtttttaattgaaGTTAGGTGGAAATCTGACAAGTAGGAAGACTCTGGACTGTTGTTTGACATCCGCCTCTACCAACTACTCCTCTGAGATTGATCTCACTAATGGTACCACGGATACCTTTGTTAGTGATGTTGGCATATCTTACTTGATTTTATGTTACTTTATCTCTGTATATTTGACCCTGTTCAGCACTGACACCACACTGTTGGTCTTCTCCCAACTCGAAGGGCAGCTCCCTCTCAGTTTTGAAGGATTTTATTATTAAGGTTTCTACTCATAAtcttaaatctttgaaaaatatgaaattctttAAATGTCAAAGTTGCTCCAAGGTCCAGCCTGTTCTCTCTTCGTAGTCAAGAGGAGCAGTGatggcaaaatctcattttaaattatgtgaGGGCTGATCAGTGACACATAGTGGTGCTTGCCTAAGCAGAGGGGCGGCAGCTGTGTGAATGATGCCGCTGTGCAGGTGCTGAGGCAGACCCTGGGAGCTGTTCCCTGAGACGGAGAACCCATTACCATTTCTTCCAATATGCAGGGGCTGCAGAATTCGAGGAGCAGCCTGGGTCAGAGCCTCCTCACAGCTTTTAGGAGCTGAATGTCGACACAACGACAATGATTCATCCTGCCATTAAATACTACCTGGCCCTCTGCAGAAACATCTCCCTTTCAAGGCTATCCAGAAGGGCTCGacgggaaaagggagaaatgggACTGGTGCTATGTGACTTTTAGTGGGATAGTGCAAGAGTGAGTGATTAGTCACCTATTGAATCTAAAGCTAAGTAAGCGAAGTTTATCTCCATTTTAGTGAACCTATGTGTACTGTCAGTGTTTTATCGTCGAACActgacaagaaggaaaaatacacattggaagaaaccacagaaagttagaaaaaaagcaactaataaaaataaaagctaaaagttaatcaattagaaaataaaaactgcagtaaataagataaaaatttttaaaaagacttgttctttttaaatacatgtagataaattctttgtaaaaactgaataaggaaaaaaaagtagagaaagaaaaaactgacatGAATAGTAATTAAACAGAAGATGTAAACTCAGATATAATATTTAGTGATGGAATTATAAAGCAATAAATATTACGTGCAGGTTTACAGCAGCAGAAgtacaaacacagaaaaactaaTGATTTCTGTTTCATATATGATGACCACTGTAGAAGTAGAAAACTAGAAAAGACTAATTTCATAGAAGAGATTGGAAAAATGATACAGGATGAACCACCACAAAAGCCACACAAGCCACAAGGGAATGTTGTCTCAACCATTGCAGATATTCTCTAAGAAGCACATCTGAGTTCAAAAGAAAGTAAGGCAAATCAGTAGGTAATAAACCAAACAGAGCTGAAAACCAGAGAAGTAAGCTGGATCTGGCACTGAGCTAGCCCTGTCCAGTATGCCAACCCCAGTAATAAAGGGATTCCAAATACAATGACTGTGGTGGGTCGGCAGATAAACTAGTGGGGTTCCATAAGGTGGAGAGCTGGACTGAGACCTCCATCTGAAACTGAGCACTCTAAATGAGAaggtgaattagaaaaaaaaaaaaaaaaagcatctttcaAGAAAGGGAGGAGAATAAGAAAACTGTGTTTTAGCAAGGGTTCTGGGTAGGTTTTGTGTACTCCTGACCTATCCCAACTTCAAACCTTCTCCCAGAGGTTACTATTATCTTGGAACCCgtgtttatatttacataaagttcTGCTGGTTTTTGATAAAAAATGGTATACTGAAATAATCTTCTGTGACTTGAGTTTTTCACTCACTATCgtgtttataagaaaaaaaatccctatgtTTACTGATAACCACAAGGAATAACAATTAATttccaattaattaaaaaaagagagagaaacaaaatatccGAAACCATATATGTATTGCAATGTACCTTAAAATCAATGCCAGATAAAAACAATGGAGTTATTAAACTTCAACTTCCCTCCCCCAAATTTCATAAACAACTCCCAACTCATCCCTTAGGTATTAACTTCTTTAGACAGTGAATGGAGCTCTTAATATTAACAGCCCTGAAAAGAACCTCAGGGACCCATTTCCCCAGTTCAACCCTCCCCAGAACGGCGGGGTCCCTCATTTTGAAAGCCTGGGGTGGCCCGGAGCAGAGGCCGGGGCAGAGAGGAGGGTCCCTGCCACAGGGAAAGGAGTAGGGGAGTACATGGGTATAAAGTATGGCTCTTCATAGTGCGGGGAACCAAAATGGAGCCCCGATGCCAGGGGAAAGCATACTGGTCCCCCTGGGAAAGGAGGCCCGGCTGCCCCCACATCCTCCCCTGGGGAGAAATCAATGGTTGGCTGACCACCCATCTTGTTCCGGTTATAGAACCAAACTCGGACCAGTTCTTTCTGCAGCCGGAGCTGCCCAGCGATGCAGCTGATTTGCTGGGGTGTGGGCTTCGGGCACTTTAAGAAGAGTTGCTCCAGATTGTTTCGGATGCGACTCTCCCTGCTTGCCCGTCTCTGCTTCCGAGCCTGCTGCAGGATCATCTCCATTTTGCATAAGCCCAGAAAGTTCTTGCTGTCTACTTCCTCCAGCCACATTTTCAGCAGCGGTCGCAACTTCCACATGTTGGCGAGGCTGAGCTTCTGGGACTCAAAGCGGCAGATGGTTGCCTGGCCAATCACCTTTCCAAAAAGAGCCCCCATGGCGAACCCCACGTCGGCCTGCGAGTATCCCAGGGCCATCCTCTTTTGCCTCAGCTCCTTGGCCAGCTGCTCCACCTCTTTCTCTACAGCCGAGACGTCCTCTGGCAGCACCAAAGTTGGGGTGCACTGCAGGGCAATGTAGGGCCTCTGGAAGGTGCCCTCCGAGGGGCTCAGGAACCGGGGCCCAGCCTCGCCAGCTCCGACCCTGGGCCTGCAGGGTGCCGTCCCGCAGTAGAATTTGTATGGTGGTGGACCCAGGGGCACCTCCCACCCTTCAGGGCCTGGGCTGGCCCCCAGACCGATCCCTGGCCGGACCATCAGCATGCTGGGAGCCGCCTGGACACTCAACCAGACCGGAGCGTCAACCCGCACTGGCACTGTCCCTCTGGGCCCGCCCCTACCACTGTCTGGCAGTGGGAAGAAGTTTGAGGGCCTGTGTCCCGCCATGGGGTAAGACCACAcccaagcagggagtctggtAGGAACTGATGGTTCTCGAGGCTTCAGAGCAGCCACCAGCCTTGCCCTCGAGCCCCGCCCCCCAGTGGGCAGAGATGGAGGTGCAGTTGAGAGAAACAGGCCCGGAGTGCGCAGTGGTGGGGAAGTCTGGTAGACTTCCGGGTAATCCTTTGCGGCTCCAGAATTAAAGAAGTGTGTTTCCTACCCTGGTCTGTGCTTCCACGTCCTTCCGTGGTACAAGTCTCTTTCGGGTTTAGACTTCTAAGGGTTCTGGGATCTCTTAGGCACCACCTCCATCCTCTCCCAGAAAGGAACCTAGGCATTTACTAACAGCACTTCAGAACTCTGGTATCTCATCCCTTTCCTCCACCTTATCTGTGGAGGAACAGCCCCTTCTagcttcacaaatatttattaaacatctattaTGCCAGGTATTGCTGGGACTACCCCTCAGTTCATTAACTGTCCCCTCACTGCTATCATTGTGGTCACGACACTGCCAACAGCCTCTCCTTTGCGCATCTTCAGTTCCTCTGCCTTAAGAAACCTAAGCATCCCTGCCTAAATTTCTTCTAGTGCCCATCAGTTCACTATCAGCTTCAACCCCCAACCCCCTTGCTTTGCCAGATTGTACTCTCTCACTAGGGCTTTCTTGACTAATTATGTCCCGTCTCCTCCGCCACTCCCAACCCTTCCAGTTGTTTGCTCTGCATCCCACCTCAGCTTCCTGGTGTAGTCTCCACATACGGCAGAGACCTATTTGTTTCATCTTTCTTCCCCCTCTAGAGACAGGTCTCAGAATGGGCCTGACCTGCTGCTCCCCATCGAAGATGCTTCCTTCAATACGTGATTCGCCAATATTAGGCTCCCCTATCCCTGGTCCCTCTCCCATCAGAGACCCAAGGATCTGAGAATATTTGTCCCTCCATCATATCCACAGCTCAAGCATCCAGTCCTAGGCCTTACGTGGACAAAGTtaaggagggagtgggagaagatctGACCTTGGGTTCAAAGCTTCCAGGGAGGGCTTTCGGAAGTGGGGAAGACAGTGATCTCGGCTAGACAATCCCAGCCTCTTACCCCTTCATTTTCCAACTAAACCATGATGTGGCTTTGCCCTACCCACATCTACTGAAATTGGTCTTCTTGAAGTCATTGCCAACCTTCCAAATGTCAAATCTGacggctttttaaaaattctcatcctATTAAACTTCTCTGTAGTATCTGACAATGCTGACTACTCTTCTtgctccttctttttaaatttccaggaaATGCTGGTAACAGCCAAATCTGTATTTTAGCCCTGACTTCTAATATCCGGTTCTGTATTTCCCACTGCCCCAAATCAAATTCATTATTTGCGTTCCTAAacctgcctctcctccagggcTCCCTGAGCTG
This Ursus arctos isolate Adak ecotype North America unplaced genomic scaffold, UrsArc2.0 scaffold_5, whole genome shotgun sequence DNA region includes the following protein-coding sequences:
- the POU5F2 gene encoding POU domain, class 5, transcription factor 2, encoding MAGHRPSNFFPLPDSGRGGPRGTVPVRVDAPVWLSVQAAPSMLMVRPGIGLGASPGPEGWEVPLGPPPYKFYCGTAPCRPRVGAGEAGPRFLSPSEGTFQRPYIALQCTPTLVLPEDVSAVEKEVEQLAKELRQKRMALGYSQADVGFAMGALFGKVIGQATICRFESQKLSLANMWKLRPLLKMWLEEVDSKNFLGLCKMEMILQQARKQRRASRESRIRNNLEQLFLKCPKPTPQQISCIAGQLRLQKELVRVWFYNRNKMGGQPTIDFSPGEDVGAAGPPFPGGPVCFPLASGLHFGSPHYEEPYFIPMYSPTPFPVAGTLLSAPASAPGHPRLSK